A single Populus alba chromosome 7, ASM523922v2, whole genome shotgun sequence DNA region contains:
- the LOC118040306 gene encoding probable glycosyltransferase At3g07620 gives MKNLKRGGLACLFVVVSICFSIYPPGFPPFQGSFQAYAQEAGFFGEVFHVPEAFDPDYEEMERKFKIFVYPHNTSSCSNPRTLDGEYGNEGLFYLNLNLSRFLTKDPEKAHLFLIPISCHSLPAGRSEDERAISVEDFVKNLISKYPYWNRTLGADHFFVTCADINVTATARIANLMKNSIKVMCTPSYNDEYVPHKDVSLPQRVPPLALPPAANNITNRITLAFWRGLNNSDIRQKLLEAWENDLELFIQRGRDPSIEDGDLVYHEAFNNSKYCICPGGPELDRTIALAIHYGCVPVIMSDYYDLPFKDILDWRKFSIILEESQVYYLREQLEEMLEHEYRAMKTNTVMVRKHFQWNLVPAKYDAFHMTMYDLWLRNHFTKYY, from the exons ATGAAGAATCTCAAACGAGGAGGGCTTGCctgtttatttgttgttgtttccaTATGCTTCTCCATCTATCCACCTGGATTCCCACCTTTTCAG GGATCATTTCAAGCTTATGCTCAAGAAGCTGGATTTTTTGGCGAAGTCTTTCACGTTCCTGAGGCTTTTGATCCTGATTATGAGGAAATGGAGAGGAAATTCAAGATCTTCGTGTATCCACATAATACTAGTTCCTGTAGCAATCCAAGGACGCTTGATGGCGAGTATGGGAATGAAGGATTGTTCTATCTGAATCTCAATCTGAGTCGCTTCTTGACCAAAGATCCTGAGAAGGCTCACCTCTTCCTCATTCCTATTTCTTGCCATTCACTGCCTGCAGGG AGATCAGAGGATGAAAGGGCTATTTCTGTTGAGGATTTTGTCAAGAACCTCATTTCCAAGTACCCTTATTGGAACAGAACTTTAGGTGCCGATCACTTCTTCGTAACTTGCGCAGACATTAATGTGACTGCTACTGCACGAATTGCTAATCTTATGAAGAACTCAATTAAAGTCATGTGTACTCCAAGTTATAATGATGAATATGTTCCTCATAAGGATGTTTCCCTCCCACAACGCGTGCCGCCACTTGCTCTTCCTCCTGCTGCAAATAACATAACGAACAG GATTACTCTAGCTTTCTGGAGAGGTCTCAATAATTCTGATATAAGACAGAAGCTGCTTGAGGCTTGGGAGAATGATTTAGAACTTTTCATACAGAGAGGAAGGGACCCTAGTATAGAAGACGGAGATTTGGTGTACCATGAGGCTTTCAATAACTCTAAGTATTGCATTTGTCCTGGAGGCCCAGAGCTCGATCGTACTATAGCATTAGCAATTCATTATGGATGTGTTCCAG TTATCATGTCTGACTACTATGATTTACCATTCAAAGACATTCTTGACTGGAGGAAATTCTCCATAATACTCGAGGAAAGTCAAGTCTATTACCTAAGGGAACAACTTGAGGAGATGTTAGAGCATGAATATCGAGCCATGAAGACCAACACCGTcatg GTCCGGAAGCACTTTCAGTGGAATCTAGTTCCAGCCAAATATGACGCGTTTCATATGACCATGTATGACTTGTGGCTGCGCAACCATTTTACCAAGTATTACTGA